From one Gracilinanus agilis isolate LMUSP501 chromosome 5, AgileGrace, whole genome shotgun sequence genomic stretch:
- the LOC123250527 gene encoding transcription and mRNA export factor ENY2-like, with amino-acid sequence MNKDAQIRATIKQKLIETGEQEWLKELLRVKLIECGWKDQLKAHCKDVIKEKELEYVTVDDLVTEITPKGRALVPDSVKKELLQRIRTFLAQQASQ; translated from the coding sequence atgaacaaagatgcacAGATAAGAGCAACTATTAAACAGAAATTGATAGAAACTGGAGAACAAGAATGGCTTAAAGAGTTGttaagagttaaattaattgaATGTGGCTGGAAAGATCAATTAAAGGCTCATTGTAAAGATGTGATTAAAGAAAAAGAGTTAGAATATGTTACTGTTGATGACTTGGTGACAGAGATAACTCCAAAAGGCAGAGCACTTGTACCTGACAGTGTGAAGAAGGAGCTTTTACAAAGAATAAGAACTTTCCTTGCTCAGCAGGCCAGCCAATAA